A genomic window from Planococcus rifietoensis includes:
- the hemW gene encoding radical SAM family heme chaperone HemW, which translates to MVKGMYIHIPFCHQICFYCDFNKVFFKDQPVDAYIESIGKELALWKQEGALDHPLETVFLGGGTPTALTPQQLERLLELIHQYVPMAESVEWSSEANPDELTREKMEVLYKGGVNRLSMGVQTFDQDLLKRLGRTHANDDVLRAVETAREVGFTNISFDLMYGLPGQTMAQWDETLARAFAFGMPHFSAYSLIIEPKTVFYNLMVKGKLNTVTEDLEGDMYERLMDEMEKHGLHQYEISNFAKPGHESRHNLLYWDNEEYIGVGAGAHGYVKGVRYSNHGPLKKYMEPLESGERPVLDATQVSVKAQMEEEMFLGLRKTAGVDIAHFEEKFGAPLEKVYGEILRSETAKGNLAIEQGRVKLTHKGRFVGNEVFEQFLLS; encoded by the coding sequence ATGGTAAAAGGCATGTATATCCATATCCCATTCTGCCACCAGATTTGTTTTTACTGTGATTTCAATAAAGTGTTCTTCAAAGACCAGCCGGTGGACGCCTATATCGAATCGATCGGCAAGGAATTGGCGCTGTGGAAGCAAGAAGGCGCGCTGGACCATCCGCTTGAGACGGTTTTTCTCGGCGGCGGGACACCGACTGCCTTGACCCCTCAGCAACTCGAGCGCTTGCTTGAGTTGATCCATCAATACGTTCCGATGGCTGAAAGCGTCGAATGGAGCTCTGAGGCGAATCCGGATGAATTGACGCGCGAAAAGATGGAAGTGCTCTATAAAGGCGGCGTCAACCGGCTGAGCATGGGCGTCCAGACCTTCGACCAGGATTTGTTGAAGCGGCTCGGGCGCACACACGCCAATGACGATGTGCTGCGTGCCGTTGAAACTGCACGCGAAGTCGGCTTTACAAATATCAGCTTTGACTTGATGTACGGGCTGCCCGGCCAGACGATGGCGCAGTGGGACGAAACGCTTGCGCGCGCATTCGCATTCGGCATGCCGCATTTCTCGGCATATTCATTGATCATCGAACCGAAAACGGTGTTCTACAACTTGATGGTCAAGGGCAAGCTCAATACGGTCACGGAAGATTTAGAAGGCGATATGTACGAGCGCCTCATGGATGAAATGGAAAAGCATGGCTTGCATCAATATGAAATTTCCAATTTCGCGAAACCTGGCCATGAATCCCGCCACAATCTGCTGTACTGGGACAATGAAGAATACATCGGTGTCGGCGCCGGTGCCCACGGTTATGTGAAAGGCGTCCGCTATTCCAATCACGGGCCTTTGAAAAAATACATGGAGCCGCTGGAGTCGGGAGAACGGCCGGTGCTGGATGCGACACAAGTGAGTGTCAAGGCGCAGATGGAAGAAGAAATGTTCCTCGGCCTGCGTAAGACGGCCGGTGTCGACATCGCCCATTTCGAAGAAAAGTTCGGAGCGCCGCTGGAAAAAGTGTACGGCGAGATTCTCCGCAGCGAAACGGCAAAAGGCAATCTAGCGATCGAACAGGGCCGTGTAAAATTGACGCATAAAGGCCGATTCGTCGGCAATGAAGTTTTCGAGCAATTTTTGCTGTCCTAA
- the hrcA gene encoding heat-inducible transcriptional repressor HrcA encodes MLTERQLLILKVTVDDYIQSAQPVGSNQLAKKPGITSSSATIRNELAELEGQGYLEKTHTSSGRIPSQKGYRYYVDHLLTPNPVPQQDIVQLRSVFEEKVTETEEIIKRSAGILSELTNYTSILLGPDIRKHVVKKLSIVPLSPGMAVAIIVTDSGHVENRVFSIPPDLDPSDIEKMVNILNERLIGVSLHDLHNRLEQETLALLRQHIERYGELFRTFKQALLLPRADNVYYGGKLNILKQPDFHDIQKIRELMDVMEEGKHIPEILPIGAQGLQIRIGSENALAAMEDCSVITVSYDIGDEQMGSIAIVGPKRMDYRRIVSLLDYVSGDLSKELTRLFQGK; translated from the coding sequence ATGTTAACAGAACGGCAGCTGCTCATTTTGAAAGTGACAGTCGATGATTATATCCAATCAGCGCAGCCGGTAGGATCGAACCAACTAGCTAAAAAGCCGGGCATTACTTCCAGTTCGGCGACCATTCGCAATGAATTGGCTGAGCTCGAAGGCCAGGGCTACCTCGAAAAGACTCACACATCCTCGGGCCGGATTCCGTCTCAAAAAGGCTACCGCTATTATGTGGACCATTTGCTGACGCCGAATCCAGTACCGCAACAGGATATTGTCCAGCTTCGTTCGGTTTTCGAGGAAAAAGTGACCGAAACCGAGGAAATCATCAAACGCTCGGCTGGCATCCTGTCTGAATTGACGAATTATACGTCGATTCTGCTCGGGCCGGATATCCGCAAACACGTCGTCAAGAAATTGTCGATCGTGCCCTTGTCCCCGGGAATGGCAGTGGCGATCATCGTCACCGACTCGGGCCATGTGGAAAATCGGGTATTCTCCATCCCGCCGGATCTGGATCCATCCGACATCGAAAAGATGGTCAATATCTTGAATGAGCGGCTCATTGGCGTCTCGCTGCACGATCTGCACAATCGCCTCGAGCAGGAAACACTCGCTCTCTTGCGCCAGCATATCGAGCGCTACGGTGAATTGTTCCGAACGTTCAAGCAAGCATTGCTGCTTCCTCGAGCGGATAATGTGTATTATGGCGGCAAGCTGAATATTTTGAAGCAGCCGGATTTCCATGATATTCAGAAAATCCGTGAGTTGATGGATGTGATGGAAGAAGGGAAGCACATTCCTGAAATCCTGCCGATCGGCGCTCAAGGGCTGCAGATCCGCATCGGTTCGGAAAACGCGCTTGCGGCCATGGAAGATTGCTCGGTCATCACGGTATCTTATGATATCGGGGATGAGCAAATGGGCTCTATCGCGATTGTCGGGCCGAAAAGAATGGATTACCGCCGGATCGTCTCGCTATTGGATTATGTAAGCGGCGATCTATCGAAAGAGCTGACACGGCTGTTTCAAGGAAAGTGA
- the grpE gene encoding nucleotide exchange factor GrpE, whose amino-acid sequence MSNEKETLKQQDLEQEAAQQQTQDAVVETAETAEGTESGTVESSDQPQAEEPVDEKAELQAQLEEEQNKYLRLLADYDNFKRRTKKDQELAKQFRSQSLLTDLLPVMDNFDRALAVEAKSEESASLLKGLEMVKKSLADAVAAEGLEEIKAVGEPFDPHFHQAVMQESDADSEPGTVLQELQKGYTLNGRVLRPAMVKVNE is encoded by the coding sequence TTGTCGAATGAAAAAGAAACACTCAAACAACAAGATTTAGAACAGGAAGCTGCACAACAACAGACACAAGACGCTGTGGTTGAAACAGCAGAAACCGCTGAAGGAACAGAGTCTGGAACTGTCGAATCATCCGATCAGCCACAAGCAGAAGAGCCTGTAGATGAGAAAGCTGAACTTCAAGCACAGCTTGAAGAAGAGCAGAACAAATACTTGCGCCTTTTGGCAGATTATGACAATTTCAAGCGCCGCACCAAAAAAGACCAGGAATTGGCAAAGCAATTCCGTTCCCAATCATTGTTGACGGATCTTTTGCCGGTCATGGATAATTTTGACCGCGCGCTTGCTGTTGAAGCGAAAAGCGAAGAATCCGCCTCTCTTTTGAAAGGCCTTGAAATGGTCAAGAAATCCTTGGCTGACGCTGTAGCGGCGGAAGGTTTGGAAGAGATCAAAGCGGTCGGCGAACCGTTCGATCCTCATTTCCATCAGGCAGTCATGCAGGAAAGCGATGCAGACAGCGAACCCGGAACGGTGTTACAGGAGCTTCAAAAGGGGTATACCCTGAATGGCAGAGTGCTCCGCCCGGCAATGGTAAAAGTGAACGAATAA
- the dnaK gene encoding molecular chaperone DnaK, with product MSKIIGIDLGTTNSAVAVLEGGEPKIIPNPEGNRTTPSVVSFKNGERQVGEVAKRQSITNPNTIQSVKRLMGTQEKVTAEGKEYTPQEVSAMILQYIKGYAEDYLGEKVTKAVITVPAYFNDAERQATKDAGRIAGLEVERIINEPTAAALAYGLDKMEKDETVLVYDLGGGTFDVSILELGDGVFEVKSTAGDNRLGGDDFDKLIIDYLVQEFKKENGIDLSKDKMATQRLKDAAEKAKKDLSGVTTTQISLPFITAGEAGPLHMEMSLSRAKFDELTSSLVERTMGPTRQALKDAGISASELDRVILVGGSTRIPSVQEAVKKETGKDPHKGVNPDEVVAMGAAVQGGVLTGDVQDVVLLDVTPLSLGIETMGGVFTKLIERNTTIPTSKSQTFSTAADNQPAVDIHVMQGERPMAADNKTLGRFQLADIPPAPRGVPQIEVSFDIDKNGIVSVKAKDLGTQKEQTITIQSSTTLTDDEIDRMVKEAEENAEADAKRKEEVELRNEADQAVFTTDKTIEDLGEAVSEEEKKQAEEARDELKTALEGTDIEDIRTKKDKLQELLQGFAMKAYEQAAQNQQGAEGEAQQGNDDGVVDADFEEVNDDKNK from the coding sequence ATGAGCAAAATTATCGGAATTGACTTAGGTACAACAAACTCAGCGGTCGCAGTACTAGAAGGCGGCGAGCCAAAAATCATCCCAAACCCTGAAGGCAACCGCACAACACCATCGGTCGTATCGTTCAAAAACGGCGAACGCCAAGTCGGTGAAGTAGCAAAACGCCAATCCATCACGAACCCGAACACGATCCAATCCGTCAAACGCTTGATGGGAACACAGGAAAAAGTAACGGCTGAAGGCAAAGAATATACGCCGCAAGAAGTTTCAGCGATGATCCTTCAATACATCAAGGGCTATGCTGAAGATTATCTTGGCGAGAAAGTAACAAAAGCCGTCATTACGGTACCGGCATATTTCAACGATGCAGAACGCCAGGCGACTAAAGACGCTGGGCGCATCGCTGGCCTTGAAGTGGAACGCATCATCAATGAGCCGACAGCGGCAGCGCTTGCTTACGGCCTCGATAAAATGGAAAAAGACGAAACGGTCTTGGTTTATGACCTTGGCGGCGGTACATTCGACGTATCGATCCTTGAACTGGGCGACGGCGTTTTCGAAGTAAAATCGACTGCCGGCGATAACCGTCTGGGCGGCGATGATTTCGATAAATTGATCATCGACTATTTGGTCCAGGAATTCAAAAAAGAAAACGGCATCGACTTGTCGAAAGACAAAATGGCGACACAGCGCTTGAAAGATGCTGCTGAAAAAGCGAAAAAAGATTTGTCTGGCGTAACAACAACTCAAATTTCCTTGCCATTCATCACAGCTGGCGAAGCAGGACCGCTTCATATGGAAATGAGCCTCTCCCGCGCGAAATTCGACGAGTTGACTTCTTCTCTAGTCGAACGCACAATGGGGCCGACTCGCCAAGCATTGAAAGATGCAGGCATTTCTGCTTCTGAACTTGACCGCGTCATCCTGGTCGGCGGATCGACACGTATCCCGTCCGTACAGGAAGCGGTTAAAAAAGAAACAGGCAAAGACCCGCATAAAGGCGTTAACCCGGATGAAGTTGTTGCAATGGGCGCAGCTGTACAAGGCGGCGTATTGACTGGCGACGTTCAAGACGTTGTATTGCTTGACGTAACTCCACTGTCTCTTGGTATCGAAACAATGGGCGGCGTGTTCACGAAATTGATCGAGCGCAACACGACGATCCCGACATCTAAATCGCAGACATTCTCTACTGCAGCGGACAACCAGCCGGCAGTTGACATTCATGTCATGCAAGGTGAACGCCCGATGGCAGCGGACAACAAAACACTCGGACGCTTCCAATTGGCTGATATCCCGCCTGCACCACGCGGCGTGCCGCAAATCGAAGTCAGCTTCGATATCGACAAAAACGGCATTGTCAGCGTAAAAGCGAAAGACCTCGGTACGCAAAAAGAACAGACGATCACGATCCAATCAAGCACAACGCTTACAGACGATGAGATCGACCGCATGGTGAAAGAAGCGGAAGAAAATGCAGAAGCAGATGCGAAGCGCAAAGAAGAAGTAGAACTTCGCAACGAAGCAGACCAAGCAGTCTTCACAACAGATAAAACGATCGAAGACCTTGGCGAAGCAGTTTCTGAAGAAGAAAAGAAACAAGCTGAAGAAGCGCGCGATGAATTGAAAACAGCGCTAGAAGGCACGGACATCGAAGACATCCGTACGAAGAAAGACAAACTGCAGGAGCTTCTTCAAGGCTTTGCCATGAAGGCTTACGAGCAGGCAGCCCAGAACCAACAAGGTGCTGAAGGCGAAGCCCAGCAAGGAAATGACGACGGCGTTGTCGATGCTGACTTTGAAGAAGTAAACGACGATAAAAACAAGTAA
- the dnaJ gene encoding molecular chaperone DnaJ — protein MNKRDYYEVLGVSKDASKEEIKKAYRKLSKQYHPDINKEADASEKFQEVKEAYEVLSDEQKRAQYDQFGHQDPNQGFGGGGFGGAEGFGFDDIFSTFFGGGSRRRDPNAPRKGDDLQYSMTIDFLDAVFGQETEIEIPKDETCETCDGSGAKPGTSKKTCSYCEGTGQLNVAQDTPFGRMVNRRACHHCEGTGQIIEEKCTTCRGAGKVRKLKKIKVTVPAGVDDGQQLRVSGQGGPGFNGGPAGDLYVLFRVKPHAQFERDGDDIHLELPITYPQAALGDEIEVPTVSGKVKLKIPAGTQNGARFRLRGKGVQNVHGYGVGDQHITIKVKVPTKLSEKQKQLLREFAEISGDIPEEQSSSLFDKIKRTIKGD, from the coding sequence ATGAATAAGCGAGACTATTACGAAGTCCTTGGCGTTTCTAAGGATGCTTCAAAAGAGGAAATCAAGAAAGCGTATCGAAAGCTTTCCAAACAATACCACCCGGACATTAACAAAGAAGCGGATGCTTCCGAGAAGTTCCAGGAAGTCAAAGAAGCCTACGAAGTGTTGAGCGATGAGCAAAAACGCGCCCAATACGACCAATTCGGCCACCAAGATCCAAACCAAGGCTTCGGCGGCGGTGGATTTGGCGGTGCGGAAGGATTCGGCTTTGATGACATTTTCAGCACTTTCTTCGGCGGCGGTTCGCGCCGGCGCGACCCGAATGCACCAAGAAAAGGCGATGATCTTCAATATTCCATGACCATTGATTTTCTGGATGCGGTATTCGGGCAGGAAACGGAAATTGAAATCCCGAAAGATGAAACATGCGAAACATGCGACGGGTCAGGGGCGAAGCCTGGGACGAGCAAGAAAACTTGTTCGTATTGTGAAGGCACAGGCCAGCTGAATGTAGCGCAAGACACGCCATTCGGCCGTATGGTCAACCGCCGTGCTTGCCATCACTGCGAAGGCACAGGCCAGATCATCGAAGAAAAATGCACGACTTGCCGTGGTGCAGGCAAAGTGAGAAAACTGAAGAAAATCAAAGTAACGGTTCCAGCCGGTGTCGATGATGGGCAGCAATTGCGCGTATCAGGACAAGGCGGGCCAGGATTCAATGGTGGGCCAGCCGGAGACCTTTATGTACTGTTCCGCGTCAAACCCCATGCGCAATTTGAACGCGACGGGGATGACATTCATTTGGAATTGCCAATCACATACCCACAAGCAGCGCTTGGTGACGAGATCGAGGTCCCGACTGTTTCCGGAAAAGTGAAACTGAAGATTCCAGCCGGAACGCAAAATGGCGCCCGTTTCCGTTTGCGTGGAAAAGGCGTACAAAACGTCCACGGATATGGCGTGGGCGATCAGCACATCACCATCAAAGTGAAAGTGCCGACCAAGTTGAGCGAAAAACAGAAACAATTACTGCGTGAGTTTGCCGAAATTTCCGGGGATATCCCGGAAGAGCAAAGCAGTTCACTGTTCGATAAGATCAAAAGAACCATCAAAGGTGATTAA
- the prmA gene encoding 50S ribosomal protein L11 methyltransferase, with translation MKWSELSIHTTNEAIESISNILHEAGASGVVIEDSEDLTKDREDVFGEIYSLDPEDFPTEGVILKAYLPVNSFLGEAVEGIKLAINNLAEFNINVGRNVVTISEVNEEDWATSWKKYYHPVKISKRFTIVPTWETYHPVSSDELIIELDPGMAFGTGTHPTTVMSLQALEKHVEPGNTVIDVGTGSGVLAIGAALLEAASVRALDLDEIAVKAAGLNVKLNKVQNRVNVFHGNLLEAIDDPADVVVANILAEIIMSFTDDAYQAVKPGGIYITSGIIAQKKNDVKQALEASGFVIEDIMMMEDWVTIISKKPL, from the coding sequence GTGAAATGGTCTGAGCTGTCGATTCATACAACGAATGAAGCGATTGAATCAATTTCTAACATTCTGCACGAAGCCGGGGCGAGCGGAGTCGTCATCGAGGATTCCGAAGATCTGACGAAAGACCGCGAAGATGTATTCGGTGAAATTTACTCACTCGATCCTGAAGACTTTCCGACAGAGGGCGTCATTCTGAAAGCATATCTGCCGGTCAATAGTTTTCTCGGGGAAGCTGTCGAAGGCATCAAACTGGCCATCAACAACCTGGCGGAATTCAATATCAATGTCGGGCGCAATGTCGTCACGATCAGTGAAGTGAATGAAGAAGATTGGGCGACTTCCTGGAAGAAGTATTACCATCCGGTAAAAATTTCCAAGAGATTCACCATTGTACCGACATGGGAAACCTATCATCCAGTCTCAAGCGACGAATTGATCATCGAACTCGATCCGGGCATGGCATTTGGAACAGGAACGCATCCGACTACTGTCATGAGCCTGCAGGCACTTGAAAAGCATGTCGAGCCAGGCAATACGGTCATTGATGTCGGGACTGGTTCAGGCGTACTCGCAATCGGTGCCGCCTTGCTTGAAGCAGCTTCAGTCAGAGCGCTGGACCTCGATGAAATCGCGGTCAAAGCGGCAGGGTTGAATGTAAAATTGAACAAAGTACAAAACCGCGTCAATGTATTTCATGGCAATTTGCTCGAAGCGATCGACGACCCGGCAGACGTTGTCGTGGCGAACATACTCGCTGAGATCATCATGTCGTTTACAGACGACGCTTACCAGGCCGTCAAGCCGGGCGGTATCTATATCACGTCCGGAATCATTGCCCAGAAGAAAAACGATGTGAAACAAGCGCTTGAAGCTTCAGGCTTTGTCATTGAAGATATTATGATGATGGAAGACTGGGTAACGATCATCTCAAAAAAACCGCTATAA
- a CDS encoding 16S rRNA (uracil(1498)-N(3))-methyltransferase, producing the protein MQRYFIEDKKSADGYLTIIGDDAKHIAKVMRQSVGEQLIAVVSGKPHLAEITQIASDVRVKLIRELEDRSELPKRVTIACGLPKGDKLELITQKATELGMHALLPYSAERSIVKWDGVKSEKKIERLKKIAKEAAEQSHRSRIPAIHTVHSFKELANAAKDYDAVIVAYEEEAKKSGGRRFAEILESLYDKDSILLVFGPEGGISETEAAALKEAGALFTALGPRILRTETAPLYALSAISYEFE; encoded by the coding sequence ATGCAACGATATTTTATAGAGGATAAAAAGTCCGCAGATGGCTACTTGACGATTATAGGAGACGACGCTAAGCATATTGCTAAAGTGATGCGCCAATCAGTGGGTGAACAGCTGATCGCCGTCGTTTCGGGTAAACCCCATTTGGCAGAAATCACGCAAATTGCCTCAGACGTCCGCGTCAAGCTCATTCGTGAGCTCGAGGACCGAAGCGAATTGCCGAAACGAGTGACGATCGCATGTGGCCTGCCAAAAGGTGATAAGCTCGAACTCATCACCCAAAAGGCGACAGAGTTAGGGATGCATGCATTATTGCCCTATTCAGCGGAGCGATCGATCGTCAAATGGGACGGCGTAAAAAGCGAGAAGAAGATCGAGCGGTTGAAAAAAATCGCCAAGGAAGCGGCTGAACAATCGCATCGCAGCCGCATTCCTGCCATACATACGGTACACAGCTTTAAAGAGCTGGCGAATGCTGCAAAAGATTACGATGCGGTAATCGTCGCCTATGAAGAAGAGGCGAAAAAGAGTGGCGGAAGGCGGTTTGCCGAAATTCTGGAATCATTGTATGATAAAGACTCAATCTTGCTTGTTTTCGGGCCAGAAGGCGGCATTTCGGAAACAGAAGCGGCCGCACTCAAGGAAGCTGGCGCATTGTTCACCGCGCTTGGCCCGCGTATTTTGCGCACGGAGACGGCTCCGCTTTATGCATTGTCTGCAATATCCTATGAATTTGAATGA
- the mtaB gene encoding tRNA (N(6)-L-threonylcarbamoyladenosine(37)-C(2))-methylthiotransferase MtaB translates to MSTVAFHTLGCKVNHYETEAIWQLFKEQGYERTEFERLSDVYVINTCTVTNTGDKKSRQVIRRAVRSNPDAVICVTGCYAQTSPAEIMAIPGVDIVVGTQDRTKLLGYIEQYRAERKPINAVGNIMKNRIYEELDVPAFTDRTRASLKIQEGCNNFCTFCIIPWARGLMRSRDPQEVIRQAQQLVDAGYQEIVLTGIHTGGYGEDLKDYNLAQLLRELEQEVKGLKRLRISSIEASQLTDEVIAVLKQSNIVVRHLHIPIQSGSDTVLKRMRRKYTMAFFANRLERLRDALPDLAITSDVIVGFPGETEQEFMDTFNFIRDHRFSELHVFPYSMRTGTPAARMDGQIDEAVKNERVHRLIELNDQLAKEYASRYEGKLLEIIPEEEATDHLTGGMLVGYTDNYLKVAISGDESLIGKIVKVKITKAGYPMSEGKFVRVMDSLPV, encoded by the coding sequence ATGTCAACTGTCGCATTTCATACTCTTGGTTGCAAAGTGAACCATTATGAAACGGAAGCGATTTGGCAGTTATTCAAAGAACAGGGTTATGAGCGCACTGAGTTTGAACGTCTTTCCGATGTTTATGTCATCAACACATGCACAGTTACCAACACAGGGGATAAAAAGAGCCGGCAAGTGATACGCCGTGCCGTACGTTCCAATCCGGATGCAGTCATTTGCGTTACAGGCTGCTATGCACAGACTTCGCCTGCTGAAATCATGGCAATTCCCGGCGTCGATATCGTTGTCGGTACACAAGACCGGACAAAGCTCCTGGGATACATTGAACAATACCGCGCAGAGCGAAAACCGATCAATGCCGTGGGCAATATCATGAAAAACCGCATCTATGAAGAATTGGATGTTCCTGCCTTCACGGACCGTACGCGCGCGTCGTTGAAAATCCAGGAAGGCTGCAATAATTTTTGCACGTTTTGCATCATTCCGTGGGCGCGTGGATTGATGCGCTCGCGAGATCCGCAGGAAGTCATCCGCCAAGCACAGCAATTGGTCGATGCGGGGTATCAGGAAATCGTTTTGACCGGCATCCATACCGGGGGCTACGGAGAAGATTTGAAAGATTATAATTTGGCGCAGCTATTGCGCGAGTTGGAACAAGAAGTGAAAGGCTTAAAACGCCTGCGCATCTCATCAATTGAGGCGAGCCAGCTGACAGATGAAGTGATTGCGGTCTTGAAACAATCCAATATCGTCGTGCGCCATCTCCATATCCCGATCCAATCTGGTTCCGATACGGTCCTGAAACGGATGCGCAGGAAGTACACAATGGCATTCTTCGCAAATCGCCTGGAGCGTTTGCGCGATGCCTTGCCGGATCTGGCGATAACTTCTGACGTCATTGTCGGGTTCCCCGGAGAAACGGAACAAGAATTCATGGACACCTTCAATTTCATTCGCGACCACCGGTTCTCGGAGCTTCATGTATTTCCGTACTCGATGCGCACCGGCACGCCAGCCGCGCGCATGGATGGCCAGATCGATGAAGCGGTCAAAAATGAACGCGTCCACCGCCTGATCGAATTGAACGATCAGTTAGCGAAGGAATATGCCAGCCGTTATGAAGGCAAGCTTCTGGAGATCATCCCTGAAGAAGAGGCGACAGATCATCTAACAGGCGGCATGCTTGTCGGCTACACGGATAATTACTTGAAAGTCGCCATTTCCGGTGATGAATCGCTGATCGGGAAAATTGTTAAAGTGAAAATCACCAAAGCGGGATACCCAATGAGTGAAGGGAAGTTTGTCCGCGTGATGGACAGCTTGCCCGTCTGA
- the deoC gene encoding deoxyribose-phosphate aldolase: MTNIASLIDHTLLKAEATAPQIEQLCKEAAEYKFASVCVNPAWVALAAKQLDQSEVKVCTVIGFPLGASTSETKAFETTDAIEKGAGEIDMVLNIGALKSGQEDVVKADVEAVVNAAKGKAIVKVILEICLLTDEEIKLASRLSKEAGADFVKTSTGFSTGGATVEAVRLMRETVGPDLGVKASGGVRSLEDVEKMVEAGATRIGASSGVQIMQGLTSDNDY; the protein is encoded by the coding sequence ATGACGAATATTGCATCTTTAATCGACCATACATTATTGAAAGCGGAAGCTACAGCCCCGCAAATCGAACAGCTTTGCAAAGAAGCGGCAGAATACAAATTTGCATCCGTTTGCGTCAACCCGGCATGGGTCGCGCTTGCAGCTAAACAACTCGACCAGAGCGAAGTGAAAGTCTGCACAGTCATCGGCTTCCCGCTCGGCGCCTCGACTTCTGAAACGAAAGCGTTCGAAACAACAGATGCCATCGAAAAAGGCGCAGGCGAAATCGATATGGTCTTGAACATCGGCGCATTGAAGAGCGGCCAGGAAGATGTCGTGAAAGCGGATGTCGAAGCGGTCGTGAACGCAGCAAAAGGAAAAGCAATCGTAAAAGTCATTCTTGAAATCTGCTTGTTGACGGATGAAGAAATCAAATTGGCCAGCCGCCTGTCGAAAGAAGCGGGAGCCGATTTTGTCAAAACATCGACTGGCTTCTCCACTGGCGGCGCAACTGTCGAAGCGGTGCGCCTGATGCGCGAAACGGTCGGTCCCGATCTTGGCGTCAAAGCTTCTGGCGGCGTCCGCAGCCTTGAAGATGTAGAGAAAATGGTCGAAGCAGGAGCGACTCGCATCGGCGCAAGTTCAGGAGTCCAAATCATGCAAGGCCTCACTTCAGACAACGATTATTAA
- the rpsU gene encoding 30S ribosomal protein S21 — protein MSKTTVRKNESIEDALRRFKRTVSKSGTMQEVRKREYYDKPSVKRKLKSEAARKRKF, from the coding sequence ATGTCAAAAACTACAGTTCGTAAAAACGAATCAATTGAAGATGCTCTTCGCCGCTTCAAACGCACTGTTTCGAAGTCCGGAACAATGCAAGAGGTAAGAAAGCGCGAGTATTATGATAAGCCGAGCGTGAAACGTAAATTGAAATCAGAAGCTGCGCGTAAACGTAAATTTTAA